In Microvenator marinus, one genomic interval encodes:
- a CDS encoding tetratricopeptide repeat protein: MAVSARSLVTYPAAFAVAAWTVVGLTLMINHYGQPDVDPMVSHDSCSNVAQANGDGENPATWSEYEWYRYITCVEDTGDTRRAAGVASIAAKHYPSSEALVNTAGILFLKVDDYPRAEKVLMDGVQSVQTTSGTLHNNLAWASLYTGNYNTAMLRNWYRRALSHNPNSCELLHTGLMVEWRSITEERAPFQVGERISDFSGLFDRYLNCTERTTSDRNLVTAEYFTALVAAESVDQALGVTFNTEFNRALVDIAPEVKDLEAQGLRAESVICNEIPTTINRTSCSKWVKAALAH; this comes from the coding sequence ATGGCTGTATCAGCGCGATCCTTAGTGACCTACCCTGCGGCGTTTGCCGTGGCGGCTTGGACAGTAGTGGGCTTGACCTTGATGATAAATCATTATGGCCAACCTGATGTAGACCCCATGGTTTCTCACGACTCGTGCTCGAACGTGGCTCAAGCCAACGGTGACGGTGAAAATCCGGCGACATGGAGTGAGTACGAGTGGTACCGCTACATCACGTGTGTAGAGGATACCGGCGATACGCGTCGCGCCGCAGGCGTGGCGAGCATTGCTGCCAAGCACTATCCTTCAAGCGAGGCGCTGGTGAATACGGCCGGTATTCTTTTCCTGAAAGTCGACGACTATCCGCGCGCTGAGAAGGTCTTGATGGACGGCGTGCAATCTGTACAAACGACGTCGGGCACCTTGCATAATAACCTCGCGTGGGCGTCGCTCTACACCGGAAACTACAACACAGCGATGCTTCGCAACTGGTATCGCCGAGCACTCTCACACAACCCGAATTCGTGCGAACTACTTCATACGGGCTTGATGGTTGAGTGGCGGAGCATCACTGAAGAGCGAGCACCTTTCCAGGTAGGCGAGCGAATTTCAGACTTCAGCGGGCTCTTTGACCGTTATCTGAACTGCACGGAGCGCACGACCTCGGACCGAAATCTCGTGACGGCTGAGTATTTCACGGCGCTTGTCGCCGCTGAGAGTGTGGACCAAGCACTCGGTGTGACGTTTAACACGGAGTTCAACCGTGCACTTGTGGACATCGCGCCAGAAGTGAAGGATTTGGAGGCTCAAGGCTTGCGCGCAGAAAGCGTAATCTGCAACGAGATTCCAACCACCATCAACCGCACGAGCTGCTCGAAATGGGTCAAGGCGGCACTCGCCCACTAA
- a CDS encoding serine/threonine protein kinase, producing MSSQNAELSLENLAGTVLDQRFRLERILSSGGMGVVFKATQLSVNRAVAIKLIKPDLAGDSDLIARFVQETGVIGKLSHPNIVQFIDSGRDLNGLTYIVMEYVRGETFRHALESARLSLLEILHVFVQVCDALIEAHHLGIIHRDLKFENIMMVRHQDDRIHVKILDFGVARELEKRSEITRAGEVPGTPGIIAPELLDSSEPSAQSDLYSLGVLLFTALTGRPPFEGRNDFEVMRAHQIEDIPNLYELLGDSVPEVIIELAYELMQKEPGERPDSAQAVRDRLERIIGDLEKQMMDHPRYVPPLRDHLRPFHAPRMIAANRSQEFLAAAPQAQPAQETASVAPMSVVTALIVVIILMAVALVYLLYKQHVLTTAI from the coding sequence ATGAGTTCGCAAAACGCCGAACTCTCCCTCGAAAACCTCGCTGGAACCGTGCTCGATCAGCGGTTTCGCCTTGAGCGAATCCTGAGCTCTGGAGGCATGGGCGTGGTCTTCAAGGCTACACAACTCAGCGTCAACCGCGCCGTGGCCATCAAACTCATCAAGCCCGACCTCGCAGGCGACTCGGACCTCATCGCGCGTTTTGTTCAAGAAACCGGTGTGATTGGAAAGCTGAGCCATCCCAACATCGTGCAGTTCATCGACTCGGGTCGCGACCTAAATGGCCTTACGTACATCGTGATGGAGTATGTGCGCGGCGAGACGTTTCGGCATGCCCTTGAGTCCGCTCGGCTATCGCTGCTGGAGATCTTGCACGTCTTTGTTCAAGTCTGCGATGCCCTCATCGAGGCTCACCACCTTGGGATTATCCATCGTGACCTCAAGTTCGAGAACATCATGATGGTGCGCCACCAGGATGACCGAATTCACGTCAAAATTCTCGATTTTGGGGTCGCACGAGAGCTCGAGAAACGCTCCGAAATCACGCGAGCAGGGGAAGTTCCCGGCACACCCGGAATCATCGCTCCGGAACTTCTGGATTCCTCGGAGCCGAGCGCGCAAAGCGACCTTTACTCCCTCGGCGTACTCCTCTTTACCGCGTTGACCGGAAGGCCACCGTTCGAGGGGCGAAACGACTTTGAAGTGATGCGTGCGCATCAGATCGAGGACATCCCGAATCTCTATGAGCTTCTGGGGGATTCAGTGCCAGAAGTGATCATCGAGTTGGCCTACGAGCTCATGCAGAAGGAGCCGGGCGAGCGCCCAGACAGCGCTCAGGCGGTCAGAGACAGGTTGGAAAGGATCATCGGTGACTTGGAAAAGCAGATGATGGATCATCCACGCTACGTCCCGCCTCTACGTGATCACCTGCGCCCGTTCCACGCACCCCGCATGATAGCCGCCAATAGGTCTCAAGAGTTCTTGGCTGCAGCGCCGCAGGCACAACCTGCCCAAGAGACGGCATCGGTGGCGCCGATGTCGGTGGTGACCGCCCTGATTGTGGTGATCATACTAATGGCCGTCGCGCTCGTGTATTTGCTCTACAAACAACACGTTCTTACGACGGCCATCTAG